A region of the bacterium genome:
CTCCACAAACAACTGCTCTTTAAACTTCGCGGCTTGATTCCGTACCGCCCCTGGCAGAACCGCCTGCACGGCCAATTCAACAGGCGCACAGTAATAGTCCGCCATCCAGCGGGCGAGTTTAAGGAGGCTTTCTGCGATATACGGTTTCTCCCCCACAACCGACTCAATGGCTTTGAGCTTAGGGTGTGCCGAAGATTGACTAAACCCAACAACGTAACCCTGGGTCTTGCGGGGGCCAAAGGAGAGATTGACTCTGGATCCAAGCTTGACTTGAGCAGTCAAAGAGTCAGGGATCAGGTAGTCGAATTCCTTGTCAACGGCAACATCAACTACAACTTTGGCAATCATGGGGTGAAACGTTCAAAGGAAAAAGATTCGAGCAAATCAAAACTTTATTTGTCGAATTTTTTCGACCAGGAAGGATAGTTCCTTGGCAAAATCTCCCATGACATCATCATACATCTGCTTGGTTTCGTTCGGCAAATAATCATGCACAATCCGATTTCGCACATCACGCATATTGAACCAGCGCTCAACAGAGGTAATTACCTTCAGCTTCTCCATCCGGTTAAGCCGGTCACGAAGTGTGTCCGATTCCTCGGCGAACTGAAGGCGCTCATAGCTTCTGAAAAATTTAAGACTCACCTCAACCGAGCGAATGAACCGGTCACTCAAAGCATCATACGGTTCACTTTCATCTGCGCTGTAATGTCGCGTCTCTTCATAAGGAGCGAGTTTATTTAAGGATGCCTGAACCAGCGCCATCGCGTCCATTACCTTACCCAAGTCCCGTTTTGTGACCTCGATCTGTTCCGCTGTATTCATTGAATGAGCAACGCCTCCCGCTTGATAAGCTCTAAAAACGGCTTCTGTTCTTCCGAAATGCGCTCCGGGTTAACAACCAACACATCTATTTTCTCATCGCATTCCATGCGGAAGCGCACGGAAATTTTTTGAGATAGCCGGTAGGGAGAATCCACATGGGAAAAGACCAGTAAATCAATATCCCCGCCCTTGCCTAAAGGATCGGTTCGAGAGCCATAAAGATAAGCCACGCCCTCCACACCGTTGAGGGCATGGGCTAATGCCTTTTTTTCTATGTCCAAAAGTCGCATGACTAAACTGGAAGATACACCCCTCATCTTTCATAAACAAGTTGGTTGTTGATCCGTTGATTTTTCGTTAAAGCGCGAAAATAATCGTAAAAAATGGGTGGTTGATTTCTGGCGGCCTGAATACGTGGCACATAATGGCACAAACTGGTACACGGATACAGAATGTCATCCGCCAGCACATCAAACTCAAGTTGTTGCGCGGCAATGTATTAGAAACATTATATATCACAAGCCTCTCTGGGGCAGCAGATTACGATTAAGATTAAGATGGGTTGGACTGTCTTATCTTAGTGCCTATGGCCATAGATCCTTATATAGGAACGCTTCAAGTTCCATCCAGGCCGTTGATTTCCACACATATAATGGAGGCAGCAAACGAAAACAAAACAGAAAAAGGAGAGAATACGATGGATGAATCGCCCGATCTTGATACTGAAACTGTCACAGGGTTGACCTTGCGACAGCAGCAACTGTTAGTTGAGCTTGTCACTAATCCTGACATCCAAGCGGCCTGCAGGGCTGCTGGTGTGGGCCGCTCGACAGCGCATCGCTGGTTGAAAGATCCCGTTTTCCGCGCTGAACTTGCACGGCAACGCGATACAGTTCTTTCCGAGACCATGGATTCCGTCAAAACCCATGCCACCCGGGC
Encoded here:
- a CDS encoding nucleotidyltransferase substrate binding protein; the encoded protein is MNTAEQIEVTKRDLGKVMDAMALVQASLNKLAPYEETRHYSADESEPYDALSDRFIRSVEVSLKFFRSYERLQFAEESDTLRDRLNRMEKLKVITSVERWFNMRDVRNRIVHDYLPNETKQMYDDVMGDFAKELSFLVEKIRQIKF
- a CDS encoding nucleotidyltransferase domain-containing protein, coding for MRLLDIEKKALAHALNGVEGVAYLYGSRTDPLGKGGDIDLLVFSHVDSPYRLSQKISVRFRMECDEKIDVLVVNPERISEEQKPFLELIKREALLIQ